A window of Pomacea canaliculata isolate SZHN2017 linkage group LG3, ASM307304v1, whole genome shotgun sequence contains these coding sequences:
- the LOC112559476 gene encoding vesicle-associated membrane protein 4-like, producing MASRTDNLGHLEEQVSEVTHLLKNNVEKVVERGERIDVLQSRSEGLQASSSNFSRRATQVRRTMCWQNFRLNCIIALVVLGIIVVIIIVVLVEVKPWEKSENSGNNGTKQI from the exons at GGCCAGCAGAACTGATAACCTTGGCCATCTGGAGGAACAAGTAAGTGAAGTAACCCATCTGCTGAAGAACAATGTTGAGAAGGTGGTTGAGCGAGGGGAGAGGATTGATGTGCTTCAGTCTCGGTCTG AAGGGCTTCAAGCAAGTTCTTCGAACTTCAGTCGTCGTGCCACACAGGTGCGTCGTACTATGTGCTGGCAGAATTTCCGTCTGAACTGCATCATTGCTTTAGTTGTTTTGGGCATCATTGTagttattatcattgttgttttaG tggAAGTGAAGCCCTGGGAGAAATCTGAGAACAGTGGCAATAATGGCACAAAACAAATCTGA
- the LOC112560761 gene encoding uncharacterized protein LOC112560761: protein MKAAVLLLVVALVLAPQYGEAGFFKKIGQALKKGVVAVRDGLKAAAGAVRDVIKNANIQVTYSRQIRDASGQNTTHGLHNGTSVLSDIMKKSGITPTDVIDLTTIRELFIAADENNDGVLKGEDIVVFLTLVEGIVSSENEVDPKGPK from the exons ATGAAGGCTGCGGTTCTCCTGCTCGTTGTTGCTCTTGTTCTCGCACCCCAGTACGGAGAGgctggcttttttaaaaaaatcggcCAGGCTCTCAAGAAGGGGGTGGTTGCTGTGAGAGACGGGTTGAAGGCAGCTGCTGGTGCTGtccgtgacgtcatcaagaaTGCCAACATCCAGGTGACCTACTCGCGGCAAATTAGGGACGCCAGCGGACAG AACACCACACACGGGCTTCACAATGGCACGTCAGTTCTTTCAGACATTATGAAGAAGAGCGGCATCACGCCCACAGATGTGATCGACTTGACCACCATCCGAGAGCTTTTCATTGCTGCCGACG aGAACAATGACGGAGTCTTGAAGGGAGAAGATATTGTCGTCTTTCTCACTCTCGTTG AGGGCATAGTCAGCTCCGAGAACGAAGTCGATCCAAAGGGACCAAAGTGA